The following nucleotide sequence is from Camelus bactrianus isolate YW-2024 breed Bactrian camel chromosome 19, ASM4877302v1, whole genome shotgun sequence.
GACTTGCAATAGTTCTTTATAGATTCTGGAGATTTGCCTCCTATCAGACACGTGAGTTGCAAATATCGTCTCCCATTCTCCCATTCTGCAAATTGTCTTCTCACCTTGAAGGACAAAACTTTGTAAATCCCGGTGATACCctatctttctgttttttctgctgcttgtgcttttggtgtcatatctgagGAGCTCCTGGCCAATCCCAGGCCACATTTATACTAAGAGTTTCCTCCTTCTAAGGGCCTTCTGGGTCTAGCCCTTACATTAGGCCTCTTCTCCGCCGTGAGCTGCTTTCTGCACGTGAGCGGGAGCAGGGCCCCGCCTGTGTCACGCGGACAGCCCATCAGCGCACCGCCCTGTGTTGAAgggaccctcctcccctccacttgATTGTCTCAGCATCCTTGTGGGAGTTAACTGACTAACAGTGattaaatacaaaaatgtttatttttgagcatctttccatgtgcctgttggccatctgtatgtcttcaaagggttttattttttttgggtCTCAATTCTGTGTCATCGGTTGTCTTTCCTTGTGCGGAAGCAcgctgttttgattgctgtagctttgtagtcaAATTTGAAAGGTCTCAAGGAGACCTGAATAGGACACCCCACCAAAGAGGGCCACGACGAATCAGCCAGAATCCATCCAAGCCTGGTGGGGGCTAGACCTGATGCTTGAACGTCTCTCAACTCCTGGGCAGGACGGCATCAGCCTCTGTGTGCTGCTTTGCTGTCCCAGTCCTGAAATTCACTGTAAATGTTGAGCAAAGGGTGTGACTGGTCCTGTGCCCTTTCTTGTCTCGTGCCCCCACCTCTGAGATCTCTGTCCAGCGAGTACCAGCTGGTGTCTGGCACCCGCCCAGCTCCAGGGCTGCAGGGAGACAGCCCTGCCCGGGCGCAGGCGTGCACTTGAGCCGCGACGCCTGGCTCATGCCCACAGCCTGTGGTGGAATGGCAGGCCAGCGCCTGCCCTGCTCCCACCTGGGACAGCGTGGCTCTCCAACCTGGGGCCTTTGCTTTCTCCTCCAGAAGAGCGGTGGGGCCCACTCAGACCTCAGCGTCCCGTttctgtggggagaggggcagcgGGATATCCAGGGCTCTCTGCCCTGCGGGCTCTGCACCCTAGGGAGTGTAGCGGGACCATGGTGCCTCCCTTTCACTTTCAGAGTGGccctgcccggccccgcccccctcGGTCACTGCGGCCAAGGCAGGTACTTGTCTTCCACGTGACAGGACGCCACACTCTCCTGTTCTCTCGCAAGGTCTGAGCTCTGCTGGACGCGGGAGCCCAGACGCCGGGTAAGCCGGGCTATCCTGGACCGCTGTGTCATGCCCAGGGAGAAGCCTCTGCCTCCCCACACCCTGAACCCGTTCAGCCCAGCAAGTCTGAGGCTCTCCAACCTCTTTGGCTTCGTTCAGAGATCAACAGCGCCGCCACCTGGCGTATCACTGTGAGTCACCACAGCAGAAGATGGCTGgggggttaaaaaaaagtttgccacACTCTGTTCTGTTTTGGACCTACCCCTCTGCATTCCTGATGCGTGAAGAAGCGGATAAGGTCGCGAAGGTGACAGATTCCCATCTCCTCCTCCCAGCGCTCCCCTCCCTGCGTGCGCACAGGGACCGCCCCTCTTCAATGTCCTTTGCCCAGAAAGTGGCTTTTACACGTGCCCTTGCATCGATCTGACCTTTCAGTCAAACGGGAAAACTTTAAACAGACCCGAGTGGGACCCGTCTggagccctgcccctccctttgGGGGTACGAGGTGGACTGTCCCTCTGGGATGCTGGACAAACTCAGGCCAAATAGGCCAACATGCTCCCAGCACACCCGCTgcgcagggctgggcaggggctcaCCGGCCACCACTTCTGAAGGGGGGAGGGGGCCTTTCCGCCCTGACGGTATCCCTGCGACTTTCCCACGTGACCAGATGAAGTCTGGCAGAGGCAGTTTGCGCTCAGGGACTCTCGGGACCCTGCGCGGGGGTCTGGGCGTCAGGTCAGTCCTAGCCACGCCCATGCCCCCTGCATCTGTCTCCTGAGCTAGGCGCCCCGGCCGGAGGTCTGGCTCGCTCTCTTGGAGATCACGTCTTGGAGGAAGCCCACGCCCTAGGCAGCCCCTCCCAAGGCCCTCCTGGTGGTGGGCAGCCCCTCCAGCAGCCCGTTGTGTCCCAGGCGCTAAGTCCCCCACCCCTCATCCAAGACCTCCTCGACCCATCTCCTCTTCCCAGAGTTCCGCAATCCAGGCTCTCCTTGAAATAGGTGGTGacaacactgatgaaggaaaagaaagaggaccGAGAGGTTCAGGGGGGCTGCGCTCGCCGGGGCCCAGCGGCGGGGCGGGCCCTGTCGCCGCGCCGCCGACGGAGGTGCGGCCATCCTGGGCGCCTGCGCTTGCCGGCCCCGCCCGAGGACCTCCCAGTCCGGGCGCGTTTACTCATCCCCGCGAGGTGATCCCTGGTGCGAGGGCGGGCGCAGGGCGCCCAGAGAACCCAGTAATCCGAGAATGCAGCATCAGCCCTTCCCACCaggcccttccttccttttcccgaACGTCCAGGGAGGGAGGGCCGCGCACTTATAAACTCGAGCCCGGGCCCTCCGGCCTGTCAGAGGCTGCCTCGCCGGGGCTGTGCGCCGCAGCCGGACGCGTCTGGTCTGGGACAGACGCCAGCGGCTCCCCGCCCCTCTAGGCCCCGGCCGGGCCCCTGAGCGCAGACACCATGCTCCGCGTCCTGTTCCTCGGCGTGCTGGCCCCCGCCGGCCTGGGGCTCCCGGCGCCCCTCCAGCCGCGGCCCCTCGGCAGCCAGTGCATCGAGCGCGACTGCTTCGCGCTCTTCCAGGGCCCCGCGACCTTCCTCGCCGCCAGCCAGGCCTGCGAGCGCCTGCAGGGCCACCTGATGACTGTGCGCTCCTCAGTGGCGGCGGAGGTCATCTCCCTGCTGCTGAGTGGCGGCGGCCTGCGCCTCTGGATCGGCCTGCAGCTCCCGCCCGGCTGCGGGGACCCGGGGCACCACGGGCCCCTGCGCGGCTTCCAGTGGGTTACCGGCGACAACAGGACCAGCTACAGCAAGTGGGCCCGGCCGCACAGTGACGGGGCTCCCCTCTGCGGTCCGCTGTGTGTCGCCATCTCTGCGGCGGGGGACCCAGCGCCCATGGAGCCGGCCTGGGAGGAGCAGCAGTGCGGCGCGGAGGCCGACGGCTTCCTCTGCGAGCTCCACTACGCCGCCTCCTGCCGGCCGCTGGCTGTGGAGCCAGGCGCCGCGGCCGCCGGCGTCGCCGTCACCTATAGCACCCCGTTCGGGGACCGTGGCGCCGACTTCCAGGCGCTGCCGGTGGGCAGCTCGGCCGCCGTGGCGCCCCTGGGGCTGGAGCTAGAGTGCGCGGCGCCGCCCGGGGAGGCCGAGGGGCGCTGGGTCCGGGAGACGCCGGGCGCCTGGGCCTGCAGCGTGGAGAGTGGCGGCTGCCAGCACGGGTGCAACGAGAGCGCCGGGGAGTCGCGCTGCCTCTGCCCGGCAGAAGCCCCCCTGCAGGCGGACGGGCGCTCCTGCGCGGAGCCAGCGCAGCACCCGTGCCACCAGCTTTGCCAGCAGTTCTGCGTCCCCGGCCCCCCGGACGCGCCCACCAACTACACGTGCATGTGCGCCACCGGCTACCGGCTGGCTGCTGACCAGCACCAGTGCGAGGACGTGGACGACTGCATGCAGGTGCCCAGTCCCTGCCCGCAGAACTGTGTCAACGAGCAGGGCAGCTTCCGTTGCAACTGCTACCCTGGCTACGAGCAGCAGGACGGCGAGTGCGTGGAGCTCCAGGACCCGTGCTTTGGGAACAAGTGTGAATACGAGTGCCAGCCCGTGGGCCGGTCCGAGCACCGCTGCGTCTGCGCCGAGGGCTTCGTGCCTGTGCCCCACGACCCCAACAGGTGCCAGATGTTCTGCAACCGCACGTCGTGCCCGGCGGACTGCGACCCCAACAACCCGGAGTCCTGCCGGTGCCCGGATGGCTACATCCTGGACGAGAGCAGCATGTGCACGGACATCGATGAGTGCAGCAGTGACCTCTGCTCCGGCGAGTGCCGCAACCTCCCCGGCTCCTACGAGTGCGTCTGCGGGCCCGACTCCGTGCTCGCCGGCCAGATCGCCACTGACTGCGACCCCGTCAAGGTGGGCGGCGACCGCACCGAGGAGCGCACCGAGGACGGCGGCTCCGGGGAGCCCCCGGGCAGCCCGCCCCCCGGTGgcgccaccccccgccccccgcccgcgGAGCCCCTGCACTCTGGCGTGCTGGTGGGCATCTCCATCGCCAGCCTGTCTCTGGTCGTGGCGCTTCTGGCGCTCCTCTGCCACCTGCGCAAGAAGCAAGGCGCCTCGCTGGCCGAGCCGGAGTACAAGTGTGGGGCGCCGGGCAAGGAGGCGGTGCTGCGGCGCGAGGGAGCCGAGCGGACGCCTCAGAGACTCTGAGGGGCCTGCTTCCCTCCCCGGGTGTCCGCCTCTCCGCCTGCTGgtggtgcccccccccccgccccgccttcctCAAAGCACCTTAGCTGGCATCGGAACTGGAAAAGACTCTCACCCCTCTTCTTCCGCGGCTTCTGcgcagggttggggagggggactGGCCGGCTCAGGGCCCAGCCCGTCCCTGACGTCGCCGCACAAGTGGGCGGAGATGGCCGTTTTAGAGAGACAGCCCGCAGAGCGCCCATGCCCTCACCAGGGGCACAGGAGGCGTGAGCGCTATCGGTTCGGGCGGCCCCAGTGGACTAGCGAGCGTTTCCAGTCACGGACAGTGGCCAcggtatttattattattattttttaactatgtAGGGTTTCCGTCTCTCTGCTTTTTCCCTACCTGAGTGTCTCCAGTACCCACTGCATCCCTCTGTCCTTCCTCCCggctctccccttcctctttgcTGCATTTATGCACTCCCGCTGTCGCGGGGCCCTTAAACTCAGTGAAATTTCTCCCAGCTCTCTGGCATTTACTAAGCCACGCCCCATTTCATCTGGCTCGGTTCTCCAGATCTTCCCTCCTGGGAAATCGGCACTCACCTGAGTCAGCGGCTGGTGTCTGCCCAGGCAGAACTCCCATGTGAGGCagacacaagaaactgacaccgCGGATGGTGGGGAACTCGCTCTCCCACCAGCTTTGCTCAGTTGCCCTGGAGCGTCAGGCTTCCGGAGCAGTGTCATGCTAACCGCCATGAAGACCCAAGAGGCGTTTGCTGAGCTAGTGTTGGTGGGCTGTCAAAGAAACTCACCCaaggagatttttattttcagtttttacacACCGAATCTGGGTTTTCTTGTTGCTTTGGTTTGGACTGAAAAGCAGTCATTTTTGTTAAGCCTCTTATGTTGTGTCTTTTCTGACGATTATTCCTAGCCGTGTTGTGGCTACTTATTTTTGACAGTGTTGAAAACGTTTGTTCACGTGGTTGCTGTACATTGTGAGACGGAAgccccaccccccccccgccaggtGACAGTGTAAGAAAGGTTTGGGCTGCACCATTCAGGCTGATGACCATTTTGACTCTCACTGTTCTCGCGTAATCTGTCGGCTGACATAAAACCAGTTGCTGCTGGTTCTGTGGATTTGGGGGTTTGGGGATGGAGCCTCTTGGGTGTCCAGGGCCTCACCTGGATCAGGCCCTTGAGGATTTCTGCCCCTCCCGAGGCGCCTGCCCAGCCACGTGGAACGGGATCTCGAGGCAAGAAGCGGAGCCGCCCGGACCTCTGCTTGGAAACGCAGACCCCGAGGCCCTGTGCACCTCCTGCtggagaatctgcattttgactAGATCAGCAGGGGGCCGTCTGCTCGGGCAGAGCTGGAGGGGAGCTGTTCCAGGCAGCTCCGACCTTCTGGGACCGATCACTTATGGGTCAGTAATAAGTAGCGGGCCAAGTCAGGCCCTCTGTTCTCAAGAAACTGAGGAATCTTCACACGTCAGCTTTGCTGTCTGCCGGAGGCGCCTAGGTACACCCCGCGCGGATGCTGCTGCACGAGGCCTCCGCTCCGAGGGAGCTGGGAGTGAGATGCCGCGCGCTTCGGTGTGCGGGAGGAACGTGTCGCGTAAAGATGTCTGTTGTAAAGCAAAGGTTTTCCGCCACTATGTTGTGAACTCAGCACGTGTGTacatagttatttatttattggagatAAACCAGAACACAGGCGAACCCCTGCTTCTAATGtcacatgcagaaaataaacagataactGAGGGCTCTTGGGCTTTGCGTGTGTccgcctccctcccccgcccctcgcTGTGCGTATTAAACGGGCTCATGAACAATGCGGATGCCCAGAGGTGCCTTTAAAGGCGCCCCCCATCCTGTCACGAGTTCCAGCTCCTCATGACTCCCTCTCAGACTTTCAGGAATCTTTCCAGAGGCGCTTGCCTTCACCGTGGCAGGACTTACGTTATGTCTGtgtgcacaaatatttatctttttcttcctgtaaCAATAACAACTTCATACACAGGACTTACGTCTGTGTGCTTTAAAATCCATTATCAAGCTATTTGTTGGGATGAGTTAAAGAAACAGCCCTTCCTGGGGCGTCTCTAGAATCCTGGCTGTGTGTCCTTCTGCGAATGGTTTGGCATTGTCTGCTCCCGGGGACATCCACACACCAGAGCCGTGAGGGGCTGGCCTGCGGCTTGAACGCAAGGTTCCACGCAGTGTCAAGGCCTCCTCGTTTCCCTCGGAGGGGAGAGGCGCTGTCTTTCTAGCACACACACTTCTTGGGCCCCTTCCCGGGGGTGGTGGAGCAGGCCGATTTTATATGCTGTGCTCCGAAAGCTTTCAGAAAGCAGAAATTAGGAGAAAATTGGGTTCGGTCAGATACGTTAAATATATAAAACCGTTTGGAAAACACCGAATCTCTCCGTTTTAACCGGAGCCGTTGCTGTCGTGCAGACGCGGGCGGGGGCTTTGGCAGCCACCCTGGCCGAAGGAGGCGGCGCCGGGCtgtgtggggcgggggtgggcggCTGCTGTGCGGGCCCCGGCTCGGTCGGCCAGCAGAAGACCAGATTCAGGAGTAGGCACAGATGAAGGAAGAGCTCGGTGAGCGGGGGCCAAGCGGGGGGAGGACAGATCGAGCGAAGGGTCCAGGAGAGAGAGCCACACCTTGCAGGTTgtccgcacccccccccccccggccttcCATTTTTCAGAAGAGTCTGTGTCCAGGAAGCTGTCAAATTGACTTTCCAGGGCTCGTTGCTCCATGATTTCTTCCTCCAAAGGAGGGGTATTTTCTTAAGAACGTAAGAAAACCAACACATGCTTtcaagacccagaggcaggagtcCTCACTGAGGCGTTTCGGCCCCCAGGACGCTGGTGGAGGGGGtgcccagcccccccccccgaTGCCCCTCACATCCTGTCGGGGGAAAGCTCAGCCTCCCTGATTGCAGGCCTCCTGGAACTTGAGATGTTCAGAGCAGCCAAGTAACGTCGGCCTCTCTCTGAAAAAGACACCAGGACCGTGTAGCCTGGAGTTAGCTCTGGAAGCGATGCCCCAGCATTTCACATCCGGGGGGGCCTTATGAAACGTGGTCCCTGCCTCCTGTTCATACCTGCGGGGCTGCAGGCCCCGCGTCGCAGGGCCGTGTGCATCTGTCAGTGGGGTTCCAGGGCTCACGGGGGCGGAGGCCAAGGAAGAGTCAGAATTCAATTGTATGAGTCAAACGGCAAATTTTTTGCCCTCAGACCGAACCCCTTGGATCAGTTCAGCAAGTGTTCACGGAGCATGTGCTCTGTGCCTGGTTGGTTGGTGACAGGCATGGTGACCTTGAGAAGCTTGTGCTctggtgggagaggcagacaTGCAAGAAGTGATTGCCCCTCCCACCTTAGAGGccatgggaggggctggggaggaggagcatGGCGCCGCAGGGCTGGAGACTCCTGCCTGACCAGCCGACGACGCTGGATGTGAAGGAGCAGCTGGTTGGGTCGGATGTGGAGCCGAAGgcggcatgtgcaaaggccctgcgcTGGGAAGAGTCTTGGCTGAGGGTGTGGAGTGAAGTGAGCGAGGAGGAGGGGGTCCAGGACGAGGCTGGAGAAGTGGAATGGAGGGATAAAGAGGGGGGCAGTAGGTCCACTTAAAGATGCTGAATTCTGGGTGCTGCAAGTGTGCCACTCAAGGAGCTTGGCAAATGCATGCAAGCATCTCGAAAAGTAGCAGCTACTTCTAGACTTACGTGTGTGTCAGACACCTGCACAGCTTCCTCCGTCCGGCAGGGCCGCCGCGGAGTGTGGGGGTCACACACGTCTGGATCTGAATCCCAGCCTGACGCCTGGGGGTCACATGGCCATGGGCACCCCTCAGCCCCTAAGGCTGTAGACGGGGTGCTGGCTGGGTTTCCCTGAGGacaagcctggcacacagcaagtgctcagtaaatgtctgcaCATGCGCCAGTAAGCTAGCGGGTGTGTAAGGATTAAGAGAAAGGATGTGTTGGGATCCTGAGCATCTGGATGGCAAGTTCAAGTTTTCCAGCAAGTGAAGGCATTCTTCCCGGGCAAGGCACGGTCACTCAGCAAGGCCACTGTCCACCCTGGACATGGGTCCCGGTGGGGCTTGGGGCATTGAGTGGCAGCGAGGGAAGGAGGTGTCCGCACAGCGGGGAGGTGGCCCCACCTCAGCTGTAAAGGCCGCTGCAAAGGCCTATGCTCCCTGCTCACCAGCCCACAAAGTCTGGGGGGGCAGAGCCCCCTCACCAGGCTTCCAGGGAGGCCACAGAGAAGGGGCGACCGCACCCCAAagcacctcctctcccctcagccgCCACGTGGGGCCTCGAGTCTATAACACCAAAGGGGAACCCACCAAAGAGAAAAGGGCCTTCGGTTCTCAACGAGAAGCCAGCCCAGGGTCTGTGACGTTTGCCATGGGACTTGGAGCCAATGCTGTCCTCGCCTGGGCGGCGCAGTGGGCAGTGGGTCTGGGCACCTAACCCCCAGGGgagtcacaggttccagggaccGAACCTGCGGCTGCCAGGCAGAGGAGGCCCCTCGGGCCAGTGATGGcggccacctccctccctccactcaggGGAGGCCGTGCCGTGGTCTGGGGAGGGGCATCCTGGACTCCCCGTGTGCCCGGCTGTGTGGGGGGGCCGAGGCCCGCTGGGGCGATTGCTCACTGACGGGGGCTGGAAGCACCGGGGTCTGCAGCCCGGCCGCGCACTGGGGTCTTCTGAAAAGTACCATGAAACTGACGCAGTGAACATGCCCGTGCCAGGGGGCAGCTCTGAGTCTGAAGGACACACATTCGTGGGACCACTGCCATCATCACGATGTAGAGTATTTTCATGACCCAGAAAGCTCCCTCCTGCCCGCCTCCCTCTGCTGACACAGGAGTGGTCTACACACGCGGGATGCGGTGTTTCTCGCAGACACTCTCTGTGCGCCCCGCGATCCCCTCAGGAGCCCCCTGAACTGAGAATCCTGTTTTCATGCCTGAATCACAAAGGTAAGTTTTTCCAAAGAATGACCAGATAGCCCAACTCTCTTCATTTTCTGCAAACATGTTGTAACGAAACCCAGCTCATGTGTCCCCCAAGCCCTGCTCACTCACCGCGAGTCCTGGACCCGCTGGACCCGAATCCCGGCAGCCCACCGGAGGGAGTAAGGAAACCCAAAGCAAGGCGTCACAGCACATCACACAGTCTCCGTGTGACATCCAGAGGCATGTGACCAGGAGTCGGGACCCCGGAGGGCGAGGAGGGACACCTGCCGCCCACGAGGCCCCCCGACGGCCACAGCCCTTCCCGTGGCTCCTGCGCCCCCTTCGGTGCAGATACACCCAAGGCCACACTGGTCTTGTGTCCAGTGGGGGTCAATCGTTATGTCCTCTCCAGGGGAGCTGTGGTTACAAAGAAGACGTGAGAACATGTTTCCGTGGTGGTCCGACTTGGCGGGGGGCCCAGCTCAGCTGGGAACCCACCCTGACCTTCTCAGCGTTTCTTCATCGAATGATGCGGGCCACACCCGGCTCTGCCTGTCTCCCTCAGAACGCGCGCCGGGTGCGGCCCTGTCTCTTTGTTTTGAGAGAGTCCGTCTTCCTTTTCTCGGCCAGTAGGATCGGAGGCAGGCAAACAACAGATTTCCTCTCAGAGGAGAAATGAAATATTGTTTTAACATCAGGCTGTAACGGCGTCCAAATCCGTTGAAAGTGTGATTGTGAAAGTCAGCAGATCCCTGGGGATGGTTAGGTCCCTCGCGGCCCTGAACACGGTGGAAACAGGCCAGCAGGAGCGGAAGGGGCTCAGAGCCCAGTGGGAACACGGAGACTCCAAACTGGGGTCCACGGCGATGACGCCCCGGCGCCAGGCtctgggccctggctgggggATGGGTGGCAGCGTCCTGCCCAGGACTTGCAAAGCCCAGGCCTGTGGTCTGTGGTCTGGAGCCCAGGGCGTGGCTTCAGATCCAGGTGGTCGAGAGGGCGGAGCTCCCTGcttggggactgagcccaggaaatgGGGCGGTTGGCCTCCCTCGATCTGGGGTGCACCACCCCCAATTCTGTCTCCCCAGCCTGTTGCCAGCTGCCTCCACAGGGCATGGATCACGGCCACCACGAGGAAAGGATGTGTCCACAGAGACACTCCCCATGACGGAGGCGGCAGTCACACAATGGTAACCTTGTAAGTGTCAAAATTTATAAAACCGTTAGCCTAGAAAGAGTGGATTTTACTATCTGTGAATTACACTCCCATAAAAATAGGTTGGAAAGAAATCACAGTCTTCTCGGAGCGCTAAAGGGAGCCTGATGCAAAAAAGCTCCGCAGGGCCCGCCCTGGCCCCAGCTCCCTGCACCACCcacccccgctcccgccccctcccctgctggcTGGTCACATCACCGTCTGAGCGGCGAGCTGTCCTGGGTGGCCCCGCACACCCCGGGGGACGCTATTGTTCCGCCCTCTCTCTGGGGACCACACAGCTTCCCTGCGGCCACGCTGGGCTGATGAGAGGTGACCTGCCCGGGTCTGCGTGTCCCCAGGCCCGTCCTCCCCCTCCACCCGGTGCACCGTCCACCCCTTGCCATGCTGCGGGGCAGGTGCCCACGGTGTGCTGCGGACGGAAGCTTCGGGTTTTACTTCAGTGCTCAGTGCTCCCATTCCGGGCAACACGGCTGATGACCTTGAACTTTTTTATATTGGTTCCCACTTTCAAGAGAGCCCTCCCTGATAGATGGGAAGCCAATCCAGTCCCAGGCCCAGGGACCCTGCCTTCCTGCTGATAAAATGGCTGAAAAACAAAGTGACAAGGACAGGATCCCCCTGCCAGCCTCCCCCTGAAAAGCGGGGGCACGTGCCCGGTTTCAGGAGTGTGTCGAGGGGTCTCCTGACCAGCGAGCCTGCGCCTGTCACCGCCGCTGCTCTGCGTCTGCTAGCGCCTCCCCCTGTCCGGGCATCACTGCCCTCGGTCCCGGCCACCTGGGTGCCCTCGGCGCCTCCCTCCCAAGCGTCACGGCCGGCCGCCGGGTGAAGAACAGCTTCGATGGTCAGATTTGCAGGGACTTCCCCCAGCCGCCACTCAGGCGCCCGGGTCCGGTTTCCGGGGTAGCACGGCCAACACTTCCCCCTCATTTGGTTGTTTTTCCCTTGATATCAGCGTTGGCCCCTAAGGAGTGCGAGGTATGATGTTTCTATCACGAAAGTGAAGCCAAGAATTTAAAGATAAACGAAAACTGCATTCCTGTTTGCTCAAAACCTAGTGCTGACAAACTGGGCCAGGACTCCAAGGAGTGACCACCTGCCGTGTGCAGATACCATGTTCCTGATCATCTGGAAAAATTAAACACCAGGCTGGCCACTGAACAGTAAATCAAAGGCGGTTTTAAAACACAGAGCAAGGTCACTGACTGAGGGCGCCTGAAGGCTGCTTCTGCCTGGACAGCACTGTTTTCATCCAGGATGAAGTCAAGCTGAGACCCCCAGCCTTGGGAAGCAGAGCAGGACTAGGGCCTGAGGGCGCCTGCCTGGCTGAGCCCCCAGGCTGGTGGAATGCGTGCGCGCCCTCAGGCCTCGGGGGAGGGTGTCACGCGACCCCGGTTCTGAAGACCTCGCAGTTGGCACGCACCGCAGCTGGCGGCGCCGCTGCTCTGAACGCATCCCCAACCGATGCTCGGGGTGCTCGCTGCCGCTGAGTCTCGAGCCCCAGCAGCGCCGGCAGGACTCCGCCCACCGCCCGCACTGCCTGATTTATTCCTCCAGGGTCAAAGGCAGGTCAGTGCTCATATTTGACAAGTGAAGGAGGGAGCACAAGGCATAAAGGACGGCCAGCTCCCCTCGCACCGCCCCGGCCAGCCCGTCTCTGCAGCGTTCGTGACAAAGTAGAGAGCGCAGCTGGGAGAGCTTGAAACTCGCAGTCCCCTGTGCACGTTCCAGgcgggaaactgaggctcagcgaggTTACACCTCCGCCCACGGGGCCCGGCTGGTGAGGAGGCCCCCGCCTCTTTCCCTCATCTGAGACCGCCTCTCCTTTAAGCATCACCAGCTAAGTTTAAGAGGTTGCATTTTTAAACACTCAGCAGAGCCTGGGTGTTGCCAGGGCCCCTGGTcagtgccctgccctgcccatcaGTGTGCCTAGTGTGGGTCGCTGTGGGAGAGGCTGGCAGCCACACCCATCAGATCACTGCCAGCGCCAGGGCCCCCGGCCTCGCTGATTGCCCTGCGTGGTCCTCGAGCTCAGCTCACCTGCGTCTCTCTAGCGCCGGCCCGCCAGgcactgccaggccctggggagcaAAGAAGCAGTTCACTTTTAAAGACAGCCCGGAGGTCACGGTTACAGCGCCGACCGACTCCAGATGCCTGAGGGGACTCCAGTGTGTACTGCCCGTGtctgcgtgcgtgcgtgcgcgcgcggCTCAAGGGGCTGCCTGCCTTGGTTCGGGGCTTGCTATCCACAGCTGTGTCCCCGGGACGTAGTGCCGGCTCGGCTACATGCTTTCTCTCCAAGACAGACGTGGGCCCCTGAGTGCAGACCCTAAACACCGCATGTCCCCCGCGCCCCCCAGACACACTGATCCCGCTGACACTGCTTCCAGGTCCCGGGGCTGGCCGGCCGCGTGCGGGAGCAAGTGTCCAGTGGTTCTGTGCCCAAAGACAGCTTAGGGGAGGCCCTTTCTTCCCCGGACCCCATTCGGGAACGGAGAGGCTGGTATCTCTAGCCACGTGGGAAAACCATAGCTTAAACTCTAAGAGTCACCGTGTGCCGGCTGGGGGGGCCCCCGGCTTTGTGAGCAGAGCTCTGAGGACCTGGGATTGGTCACTTGCCAGGTCACACGACCGTGGATCCAGGACCAGAAAGAAGTCAGCTCTCCTGCCATTTTCCGGACACCAGGCACCTGCCCACAGCCAGGCTTCGGCCCGAACGCGT
It contains:
- the THBD gene encoding thrombomodulin, producing the protein MLRVLFLGVLAPAGLGLPAPLQPRPLGSQCIERDCFALFQGPATFLAASQACERLQGHLMTVRSSVAAEVISLLLSGGGLRLWIGLQLPPGCGDPGHHGPLRGFQWVTGDNRTSYSKWARPHSDGAPLCGPLCVAISAAGDPAPMEPAWEEQQCGAEADGFLCELHYAASCRPLAVEPGAAAAGVAVTYSTPFGDRGADFQALPVGSSAAVAPLGLELECAAPPGEAEGRWVRETPGAWACSVESGGCQHGCNESAGESRCLCPAEAPLQADGRSCAEPAQHPCHQLCQQFCVPGPPDAPTNYTCMCATGYRLAADQHQCEDVDDCMQVPSPCPQNCVNEQGSFRCNCYPGYEQQDGECVELQDPCFGNKCEYECQPVGRSEHRCVCAEGFVPVPHDPNRCQMFCNRTSCPADCDPNNPESCRCPDGYILDESSMCTDIDECSSDLCSGECRNLPGSYECVCGPDSVLAGQIATDCDPVKVGGDRTEERTEDGGSGEPPGSPPPGGATPRPPPAEPLHSGVLVGISIASLSLVVALLALLCHLRKKQGASLAEPEYKCGAPGKEAVLRREGAERTPQRL